In one window of Paraflavitalea soli DNA:
- a CDS encoding TonB-dependent receptor, with protein MRFTPLLLCCFLAFLSLTAVAQKKPAYVTGKVVDENEQPISHVSVMILGRRTGTSTSDSGTFRLQAPPDKAFAIVFTYTGYKTEQRNFLLNEQEEERIVIRMERGARQLDSVVVTDQRQRREAGLIVLNPKNAINIPSPTGGIESLIKVFVGSNNELTSQYSVRGGNYDENLIYVNDFEVFRPYLVRSGQQEGLSFINPEMARNVNFYNGGFQARYGDKMSSVLDIQYKRPKQFGGSAYVGLLEQGLHLEGTSRNNKFSFLVGVRNRSNRNLLASQETKGNYVPSSADLQALLTYQINSRNSLELLGNLSQTKFTLVPEFSQLTTSVFSPFFSANLGLDIYFEGREEDKYRTSMLGLSWIQQLRKNLRLKWMVSRFENDERESIDITGAYLFGERSFDKGKPDYGLIVNPLGAGLSQTFARNKLNIGIWNFSHKGTLDKGRHYIQWGQSIERQTINDKLHEWEYQDSAGYNLPYNPDRFELSKSLQSKADLDITRLTGYIQDNIIFNDSTGFTLQAGVRYNYNTLNKEFLLSPRAGFSWKPAHWKRDMIFRGAAGVYNQPPFYRELRRYDGTVNEALKAQKSWQVTAGLDYNFKSGTRPYRFTAEAYYKHMWDVVPYDVDNVRLRYFGENRAKAYATGLEMRLFGELVKDAESWISIGFMRTREDLDKDTYFDYKLDSLNKPVDSTLKEGGWLRRPSDRLLTFGMFLQDYLSTNKNFKVYLNFLYGSNLPYNIPNSVKYRNALIIEPYMRIDIGFSALLLDSEKSNRRSHSPFRNFENIWATLEVFNLIDRDNTISYLLIKDFSNATFAMPNRLTPRLLNLKLVARF; from the coding sequence TTGAGATTTACACCTTTACTACTTTGCTGCTTCCTCGCTTTCCTGTCTTTGACAGCCGTAGCCCAGAAAAAACCGGCCTATGTGACGGGTAAGGTAGTAGATGAGAACGAGCAGCCCATCTCGCATGTATCGGTGATGATCCTTGGCCGCCGTACGGGTACTTCCACCTCCGATTCCGGCACTTTCCGCCTGCAAGCTCCTCCCGATAAAGCCTTTGCCATTGTATTTACCTATACGGGTTATAAAACGGAACAACGCAATTTCCTGCTGAATGAGCAGGAAGAAGAACGTATCGTGATCCGTATGGAAAGAGGAGCGCGGCAACTGGATTCGGTGGTCGTAACAGATCAGCGGCAAAGACGGGAAGCCGGCCTCATTGTGCTCAATCCCAAAAACGCGATCAATATCCCCTCCCCTACAGGCGGCATAGAAAGCCTCATTAAAGTATTCGTAGGCTCTAATAATGAGCTGACCTCCCAATATTCGGTACGGGGGGGTAATTACGACGAGAACCTGATCTATGTAAACGATTTTGAAGTATTCCGCCCCTACCTGGTACGCAGTGGCCAGCAGGAAGGATTGAGCTTCATTAATCCTGAGATGGCGAGAAACGTCAACTTTTACAATGGCGGTTTCCAGGCCCGTTATGGCGATAAGATGTCATCTGTGCTGGACATCCAATACAAGAGGCCCAAACAGTTTGGCGGATCGGCCTATGTTGGATTATTGGAACAGGGGCTGCACCTGGAAGGTACCAGCCGTAATAATAAATTCAGCTTCCTGGTAGGCGTGCGTAACCGCAGCAACCGCAACCTGCTGGCCAGTCAGGAAACAAAGGGCAATTATGTGCCCTCCTCGGCCGACCTGCAGGCTTTGCTCACGTACCAGATCAATAGCCGCAACTCACTGGAATTATTGGGCAACCTGTCGCAAACAAAGTTTACACTGGTGCCGGAGTTTAGCCAACTCACCACTTCTGTGTTTTCTCCTTTTTTCAGCGCCAACCTGGGGCTGGATATTTATTTCGAAGGACGTGAAGAAGACAAGTACCGCACCAGCATGCTGGGGCTTTCCTGGATACAGCAACTGCGCAAGAACCTACGCCTCAAATGGATGGTGAGCCGCTTTGAGAACGATGAGCGTGAATCTATCGACATCACCGGCGCTTACCTGTTCGGAGAGCGCTCTTTCGATAAAGGCAAACCTGATTACGGGCTTATTGTGAACCCGCTGGGCGCCGGTCTTTCCCAAACCTTTGCCCGTAACAAATTGAATATCGGCATCTGGAATTTCTCGCATAAAGGCACCCTGGATAAAGGCAGGCATTATATTCAATGGGGGCAAAGTATAGAGCGGCAAACGATCAATGACAAACTGCATGAATGGGAATACCAGGATTCAGCGGGCTATAACCTGCCGTACAATCCCGACCGGTTTGAGCTCAGCAAATCGCTTCAGTCGAAGGCTGACCTGGATATTACGCGGCTAACAGGCTATATCCAGGACAATATCATCTTTAATGACTCCACCGGCTTTACGCTGCAGGCCGGTGTACGGTATAATTACAATACACTTAACAAGGAATTCCTGCTTTCGCCCCGGGCAGGTTTCTCCTGGAAGCCGGCGCATTGGAAACGGGATATGATCTTCCGCGGGGCTGCGGGTGTCTATAACCAGCCACCTTTTTACCGTGAATTACGCCGTTATGACGGCACGGTGAACGAGGCGCTCAAAGCACAAAAAAGCTGGCAGGTAACGGCTGGTTTGGATTATAATTTCAAATCAGGTACAAGACCTTACCGCTTTACGGCAGAAGCGTATTACAAACATATGTGGGATGTGGTGCCTTATGATGTAGACAATGTACGGCTGCGCTATTTTGGAGAGAACCGCGCCAAAGCCTATGCCACGGGTCTGGAGATGCGCCTGTTTGGAGAACTGGTAAAGGATGCAGAAAGCTGGATCAGCATTGGTTTTATGCGCACGCGGGAAGACCTGGATAAGGACACGTACTTTGACTACAAACTGGACTCGCTGAACAAACCTGTTGACAGCACTTTGAAAGAAGGCGGCTGGCTGCGTCGTCCCAGTGACCGCTTACTCACCTTTGGCATGTTCCTGCAGGATTACCTGTCTACCAACAAGAACTTTAAAGTATACCTGAACTTCCTGTACGGCAGCAACCTGCCTTATAATATCCCCAACAGCGTTAAATACCGCAATGCACTCATCATTGAGCCCTATATGCGGATAGATATTGGCTTCAGTGCGCTCCTGCTGGACAGCGAGAAAAGCAACCGCAGGAGCCATAGCCCCTTCCGCAACTTTGAGAATATCTGGGCTACGCTGGAGGTCTTTAACCTGATAGACCGGGACAATACGATCTCTTACCTGCTGATCAAGGACTTTTCCAATGCCACTTTTGCCATGCCCAACCGGCTTACGCCGCGCTTATTGAACCTGAAACTGGTTGCACGGTTTTGA
- a CDS encoding T9SS type A sorting domain-containing protein: MQRPLPLKRITRYVGIITVLCNLHLSVISQTIYVAPSGNDVSGDGTAGNPYRTITQGIAIASAGNTIQLGSGTYNELVVINKPVTIDGVNAGQTTVNYTGTIADYSTAGTVLPTLFKVTAQNVVIKNINFIVQLNIVHSAIHTSGDASGLQVLNNIITASRNGLPSSLPAFTALAYARTNAIALNPSISYGASKYSTAPAGLSNVKVSGNFISGSTLAQNGFADAAFRAGVYADNAYALLVGGTTAEKNTIQTGNHDVIMRFFMNGDVTIRNNEFNGGGVELSTSNTSTGTILVDSNYFNFLAPAVPAYALLRLMSGNINKTTIVKGNTFYNSNWYISLGNYNTVLVDSNFFTPVIKDPGAHNDFRLITVNSKVIQTSATTKVLNNATFTRNQFNGAAGANGIAMAFYNHDAVGSSFGLYSVGGPGKENNFNANISRFFYVDNSNGQSTTSMTGNYPEYSGVFNTTTAWWTQNILAPQNWYEIGAGSPMKPDAMDAAQKNTLNAMITDQLDDASIGMVLLYNILLALPPANTNPRSTPRQPGITYQLYPNPVTTNLNARVDTQKKQPVQLRLFNMNGHCLQTRYGTSNNTIQLEMTRWPAGIYTVELVTAGSSRVQQIIKR; the protein is encoded by the coding sequence ATGCAAAGACCTCTACCCCTAAAGAGGATTACCCGTTATGTTGGTATCATAACAGTTTTATGTAATCTTCATCTGTCTGTTATTTCACAAACCATCTATGTGGCTCCTTCCGGAAATGATGTTTCCGGCGACGGTACTGCGGGTAATCCTTACAGAACCATCACCCAGGGTATTGCTATCGCTTCAGCGGGTAATACCATCCAATTGGGCAGCGGCACATACAATGAACTGGTGGTGATCAATAAACCGGTTACCATCGATGGAGTGAATGCCGGCCAGACTACTGTAAACTATACCGGCACCATTGCTGATTACTCAACGGCCGGTACCGTACTGCCCACCTTGTTTAAAGTAACTGCGCAAAACGTGGTGATCAAAAATATCAACTTTATTGTACAGCTGAATATTGTCCACTCGGCCATACATACCTCTGGTGATGCTTCAGGATTGCAGGTACTAAACAATATTATTACAGCAAGTAGGAACGGGCTGCCTTCCTCTTTACCTGCTTTTACAGCCCTTGCATACGCAAGGACAAATGCCATTGCCCTGAATCCGTCTATTAGCTACGGCGCATCTAAATATAGCACTGCTCCCGCAGGCTTAAGTAATGTAAAAGTCTCCGGCAATTTTATTTCCGGAAGTACGCTTGCACAAAACGGTTTTGCGGATGCCGCTTTCAGGGCAGGTGTGTATGCCGATAATGCGTATGCTTTATTGGTGGGCGGCACCACAGCAGAGAAGAATACCATACAGACAGGTAACCATGATGTGATTATGCGGTTTTTTATGAATGGCGATGTTACCATCCGCAATAATGAGTTTAATGGTGGTGGAGTGGAATTGTCCACCTCCAATACCAGTACCGGCACCATCCTGGTGGATTCCAATTACTTCAATTTCCTGGCGCCCGCCGTACCCGCATATGCCCTGTTACGATTAATGAGTGGTAATATCAATAAGACCACCATTGTTAAAGGGAATACTTTTTACAATAGCAACTGGTATATCAGCCTGGGTAATTACAACACCGTGCTGGTGGACAGTAATTTCTTTACACCCGTTATCAAAGATCCGGGCGCCCACAATGATTTTCGTTTGATCACTGTCAACTCCAAGGTCATACAAACATCTGCCACTACCAAGGTCCTTAACAACGCTACCTTTACCCGCAACCAGTTTAACGGGGCAGCAGGGGCCAATGGAATAGCTATGGCTTTTTATAACCACGATGCTGTGGGCAGCTCCTTTGGTCTTTATTCAGTAGGAGGGCCGGGCAAGGAGAATAATTTCAACGCCAATATCAGCCGTTTTTTTTATGTAGATAACAGCAATGGACAGTCTACCACTTCCATGACGGGCAATTACCCGGAGTATAGTGGTGTTTTCAATACAACCACGGCATGGTGGACACAAAATATCCTGGCGCCTCAAAACTGGTATGAAATAGGGGCAGGCTCACCCATGAAGCCCGATGCGATGGATGCTGCTCAAAAGAATACATTAAATGCTATGATCACCGATCAGTTGGACGATGCCAGTATTGGCATGGTCTTGCTCTACAATATTTTGCTGGCCTTGCCGCCTGCCAATACCAATCCCCGTAGTACGCCACGGCAACCTGGCATAACGTATCAGCTGTATCCCAATCCCGTTACTACAAATTTGAATGCCCGGGTAGACACGCAAAAAAAGCAGCCTGTGCAGTTGCGGTTGTTCAATATGAACGGCCATTGTTTACAAACCAGGTATGGAACCAGTAACAATACCATTCAGTTGGAAATGACCAGGTGGCCGGCTGGTATATATACGGTAGAACTCGTAACAGCTGGTAGCAGCCGTGTGCAACAGATCATTAAACGATAG
- a CDS encoding Gfo/Idh/MocA family protein — protein MKKLRSAIIGCGKMAHVHAQALMNIGETELVAVQSRSLDKATAFAGKYQAQPYTDIATMIRQEKVDMVVICTPHPAHKAAAVTAFENGAHVLVEKPLAISLADCDIMIAAAAAAGKQLGMISQRRFFPSCMRIKQAIDDGKLGTPMLGFVVMYGWRDETYYKSDPWRGSWAAEGGGVLVNQAPHQLDLLQWFMGSEFEELYGVWNNINHPYIEVDDTAVAIVRFKNGALANIMVSNAQKPGIYGKVHIHGSNGATAGVQTDGGSMFLPGRSTITEPPLNDLWTIAGEETSLKQWQEEDTHLFNTVDPVEYFIRLQQRDFILSVIEQRKPLVSGSDGRRTVELFNAIYKSSKERQAVRWPL, from the coding sequence ATGAAAAAACTTCGCTCCGCCATTATTGGATGCGGTAAAATGGCGCATGTACATGCGCAGGCATTGATGAATATCGGGGAAACAGAATTGGTAGCTGTCCAAAGCCGCAGCCTGGACAAGGCAACGGCTTTCGCTGGCAAATACCAGGCACAACCCTATACGGATATTGCCACCATGATCAGGCAGGAGAAAGTAGATATGGTGGTTATTTGCACGCCTCATCCTGCTCACAAAGCTGCCGCTGTTACTGCTTTTGAAAACGGCGCACATGTATTGGTAGAGAAGCCATTGGCCATCAGCCTGGCGGATTGTGATATAATGATAGCAGCCGCTGCTGCTGCCGGTAAACAACTGGGCATGATCAGCCAGCGCAGGTTTTTCCCTTCCTGCATGCGCATTAAACAAGCCATTGACGATGGCAAGCTGGGCACCCCCATGCTGGGTTTTGTAGTGATGTATGGCTGGCGCGATGAGACCTACTATAAAAGTGATCCCTGGCGGGGCAGCTGGGCAGCAGAAGGCGGCGGCGTATTGGTAAACCAGGCGCCTCACCAGCTTGACCTGCTGCAATGGTTTATGGGCAGTGAGTTTGAAGAGCTATACGGCGTTTGGAACAATATCAACCATCCTTATATTGAAGTAGACGATACGGCGGTAGCCATTGTACGGTTTAAAAATGGCGCGCTGGCCAATATCATGGTCAGCAATGCACAAAAGCCAGGCATCTATGGCAAGGTGCATATCCATGGCTCCAATGGCGCTACAGCTGGTGTACAAACGGATGGGGGAAGCATGTTCCTGCCGGGCCGGTCGACCATCACGGAGCCGCCATTAAATGACCTGTGGACGATCGCCGGTGAAGAAACCTCCCTGAAACAATGGCAGGAAGAAGACACACACCTATTCAATACAGTGGACCCGGTAGAATATTTTATCCGGCTGCAGCAACGGGACTTTATCCTGTCGGTCATTGAACAACGCAAGCCGCTGGTAAGTGGCAGTGATGGCAGAAGAACAGTAGAACTGTTCAATGCCATCTATAAGTCTTCTAAAGAAAGGCAAGCAGTCAGGTGGCCTTTGTAA
- a CDS encoding ABC transporter permease encodes MNVINLFRIAWRALLRNKLRAFLTMLGIIIGVASVITMVAIGQGSKQSIRDQLSTMGSNMITLRPSSNTTVGGGARLGAASLQTLTVEDAKAMEAQAQYITNVSPAVNASGQVINAALNWPTSMQGVSPGYLDIRQWKLKSGVNFTDEDVKTANKVCLIGQTIVENIFGSGEDPIGKYIRFKKIPFKVIGVLEEKGENAFGQDQDDIILAPYTTVQKRLLAITYVQTIYASAIDEQSSALATTEISAILRKQHKLKSTDPDDFTVRTQAELISTISSTSELLTVLLTAIAGISLLVGGIGIMNIMYVSVTERTKEIGLRMSIGARGIDILLQFLVEAIFISITGGVIGVVLGIVAANLVTLLFSWPTLVSESSIVLSFLVCAITGVFFGYYPARNASRLDPIEALRYE; translated from the coding sequence ATGAATGTGATCAACCTTTTTAGAATTGCCTGGCGGGCGCTGCTGCGCAACAAGCTGCGTGCCTTCCTGACCATGCTGGGCATCATCATTGGCGTAGCGTCTGTGATCACGATGGTGGCTATTGGCCAGGGGTCCAAACAAAGCATCAGGGACCAGTTGTCGACCATGGGTTCCAACATGATCACGCTGCGCCCCAGCAGCAATACCACTGTGGGCGGCGGCGCCAGGCTGGGCGCTGCTTCGCTGCAAACTTTAACGGTAGAAGATGCCAAAGCGATGGAAGCACAAGCGCAATATATCACGAACGTATCTCCCGCTGTGAACGCCAGCGGACAGGTGATCAATGCGGCGCTCAACTGGCCCACCAGTATGCAGGGGGTGAGTCCGGGCTACCTGGATATACGCCAGTGGAAATTGAAAAGCGGTGTCAATTTTACGGATGAGGATGTAAAGACGGCCAACAAAGTATGCCTCATAGGGCAAACGATCGTAGAGAATATATTCGGCAGCGGCGAAGACCCGATCGGCAAATACATCCGCTTTAAGAAGATACCCTTTAAAGTGATCGGTGTGCTGGAAGAGAAAGGAGAAAACGCTTTTGGGCAGGACCAGGATGATATCATACTGGCCCCTTATACCACGGTACAAAAAAGATTGCTGGCCATCACCTACGTGCAAACCATTTACGCTTCGGCCATTGATGAGCAAAGCTCGGCGCTGGCCACCACTGAAATATCAGCCATTTTGCGCAAACAGCACAAGTTAAAGAGTACCGACCCCGACGACTTTACGGTTCGCACACAGGCTGAGCTGATCAGTACGATCAGTTCTACCAGTGAACTGCTCACCGTATTACTGACAGCCATTGCCGGTATTTCACTGCTGGTGGGCGGCATCGGCATCATGAACATCATGTATGTATCGGTGACGGAGCGCACCAAAGAGATCGGTTTGCGCATGTCGATTGGTGCGCGGGGTATCGACATTCTGCTTCAATTCCTGGTAGAAGCCATCTTCATCAGCATCACCGGCGGTGTCATTGGTGTGGTACTGGGCATTGTGGCGGCCAACCTGGTCACCCTGCTGTTTTCCTGGCCTACACTGGTCTCGGAATCCTCCATTGTACTGTCGTTCCTGGTATGCGCCATTACAGGGGTGTTCTTTGGTTATTACCCTGCGCGGAATGCCTCCCGGCTGGACCCTATTGAGGCATTGCGGTATGAATAA
- a CDS encoding ABC transporter ATP-binding protein — translation MATKILDIKGLKREFKMGSETVRALKGVSFQIEAGEFVTIMGSSGSGKTTLLNILGCLDKPSDGEFLLDNISVRDLSRNELARLRNRKIGFVFQSYNLLARTSALENVELPLLYNKEVGAKERHERALRSLEAVKLADRLDHLPNQLSGGQQQRVAIARALVNQPVMILADEATGNLDTRTSYEIMSLMQELNQQQGKTIVFVTHEPDIAAFSSRTITLKDGRVVKDIVNENVRSAQEALAALPTQDDY, via the coding sequence ATGGCTACAAAGATCCTTGACATAAAAGGCCTGAAACGTGAGTTCAAAATGGGCAGTGAAACGGTGCGCGCTTTAAAAGGCGTGTCCTTTCAAATTGAAGCGGGTGAGTTTGTTACGATCATGGGCAGCAGCGGGTCGGGCAAAACCACGCTATTGAACATTTTAGGTTGCCTTGACAAGCCCTCGGATGGAGAATTCCTGCTGGATAATATCAGTGTGAGAGACCTCTCGCGCAATGAACTGGCCAGGCTGCGCAACCGGAAGATCGGTTTTGTGTTTCAATCCTACAACCTGCTGGCGCGCACTTCTGCGCTGGAGAATGTAGAACTGCCCTTGCTCTACAACAAAGAAGTAGGAGCTAAAGAGCGGCATGAACGGGCGCTTAGATCGCTGGAAGCGGTTAAACTGGCGGACCGGCTGGATCACCTGCCCAATCAATTGTCGGGCGGCCAGCAGCAGCGTGTGGCCATTGCCCGGGCGCTGGTCAATCAACCGGTAATGATACTGGCGGATGAAGCAACGGGCAACCTGGATACGCGCACCTCGTACGAGATCATGTCACTGATGCAGGAGCTGAACCAGCAACAGGGGAAAACGATCGTATTCGTGACGCACGAACCAGATATAGCAGCCTTTAGTTCCCGCACGATCACCCTGAAGGATGGCCGGGTAGTAAAAGATATCGTCAATGAAAATGTGCGATCGGCGCAGGAAGCGCTGGCCGCCTTACCCACCCAGGATGATTATTAA
- a CDS encoding efflux RND transporter periplasmic adaptor subunit — protein MKKIKWLIWVLVLVAAGVGIWYWKFREEKTTIVLNTEKPHYGTIANTVTATGTLQPVDTVAVGSQVSGTITKVLVDFNSTVKKGQLLAQLDKVLLQAQVDQINANLQQAKSNLVYQQSNYERQSNLYKVGAIAKAELETALYQYNAAKDNVNSVAAQLSSAKRNLSFTNIYSPIDGTVLSRNVSEGQTVASSFNTPTLFSIARDLTNMQVQASVDEADIGNVGKGQRVIFTVDAFPEDTFSGRVKEIRLQPSTSANVVSYTTLIDAPNSDKRLKPGMTASIFIYTKEVEHALLVSASAFNFEPDTVLRKIYKVERHSGSPPDRRDTTRHKRDTSVRTTGQPSYVWVKKDSALILHHVMTGMTNETQREILSGLSTEDEVVTGYETLKGKAKAKSTSPFMPQRPGGRGGGGGGSGGGTRPPR, from the coding sequence ATGAAAAAAATTAAATGGCTCATCTGGGTGTTGGTGCTGGTAGCTGCAGGCGTGGGTATATGGTACTGGAAATTCAGGGAAGAAAAAACCACCATTGTCCTCAATACGGAAAAACCACATTATGGAACGATTGCCAATACGGTAACGGCTACAGGCACTTTGCAGCCGGTGGATACGGTAGCCGTCGGCTCGCAGGTATCAGGCACGATCACCAAGGTGTTGGTTGATTTTAACAGTACGGTGAAAAAAGGGCAATTGCTGGCGCAGCTGGACAAGGTATTGCTGCAGGCACAGGTAGATCAGATCAACGCCAACCTGCAACAGGCCAAGTCGAACCTGGTGTACCAGCAAAGCAATTATGAGCGGCAGTCGAACCTGTACAAGGTAGGGGCCATTGCCAAGGCGGAACTGGAAACTGCGCTGTACCAATACAATGCGGCAAAAGACAATGTGAACAGTGTGGCAGCGCAGTTGTCTTCGGCTAAACGCAATCTCTCCTTTACAAATATCTATTCGCCCATCGACGGCACTGTTCTATCGCGTAATGTAAGTGAGGGACAAACGGTGGCATCCAGTTTCAATACACCCACGCTCTTCAGCATTGCCAGGGACCTGACCAATATGCAGGTGCAGGCATCGGTAGATGAAGCGGATATCGGCAACGTAGGAAAAGGGCAGCGTGTCATTTTCACGGTAGATGCTTTTCCGGAAGATACTTTTAGCGGGCGGGTGAAAGAGATCAGGCTACAACCTTCCACTTCTGCCAACGTGGTATCCTATACCACGCTTATTGATGCTCCCAATTCAGACAAACGGCTAAAGCCGGGCATGACAGCCAGCATCTTCATTTACACCAAAGAGGTAGAACATGCTCTACTGGTATCGGCCAGTGCTTTCAATTTTGAGCCCGACACGGTGCTGCGGAAAATATACAAGGTGGAAAGGCATTCGGGTTCTCCGCCGGACCGCCGGGATACCACCAGGCATAAAAGGGATACCAGTGTGCGTACCACCGGCCAGCCAAGCTATGTATGGGTAAAGAAAGACAGCGCGCTAATCCTTCACCATGTAATGACGGGCATGACGAATGAAACGCAGCGGGAGATCCTATCGGGCCTCAGCACGGAAGATGAAGTGGTAACAGGCTATGAAACGCTGAAAGGCAAAGCAAAGGCCAAATCAACCAGTCCGTTCATGCCCCAGCGTCCGGGTGGCCGGGGCGGCGGAGGAGGCGGCAGTGGCGGCGGCACGCGACCACCGCGATGA
- a CDS encoding TolC family protein: MKKVMIILMLTAGSSMFVNAQDTLLQRVPVNWTLENSIAYARQNSITINTQKLSSRSANEDLLQSKAAKLPSLSGAMSQSLVNSTNTDPVVGGFQTQANFSSNYSLSSSIVLFNGGFLKNDIKAKELSLKAANLNVQETENDITLSITQAFLNILLAKENIVYMEEILATSRAQLKQGQQQFDAGSISRKDFLQFESQVASDEYNLVNANNTLRQNTLVLKQLLLLPSTYNFEVTVPPAVKVDAEGQGLIQTQETAQQTRPEIENSEVAVQLAEANLAKVKAGTRPTISLGASLSTGYSDNQANPYLKQLNNNFYQSLGINMSVPIYNKRINKTNIAKNNILIEQARLAQLDTRNTLNQQIEQVYISWQNALAQYTAANTQMKASEETYNITNEQLKYGSVNLVELLQQKNTYVQATQAYIQAKYSSILYGKIYDFYAGVPITF, from the coding sequence ATGAAAAAAGTAATGATCATTTTAATGCTCACGGCAGGCAGTTCTATGTTTGTAAATGCCCAGGATACACTCCTGCAGCGTGTTCCGGTGAACTGGACATTGGAGAACAGCATTGCTTATGCCCGGCAGAACAGCATCACTATCAATACGCAAAAGCTAAGCAGCCGCTCCGCCAACGAAGACCTGCTGCAATCGAAAGCAGCCAAACTGCCCAGCCTGTCGGGGGCTATGTCGCAATCACTGGTCAACAGTACCAATACCGATCCGGTAGTAGGCGGCTTCCAGACACAGGCCAATTTCAGCAGCAACTACTCCCTCAGTTCGTCCATTGTACTGTTCAATGGCGGTTTTCTGAAGAATGATATCAAGGCAAAAGAGCTGTCGTTAAAAGCAGCCAACCTAAATGTGCAGGAAACCGAAAATGATATTACCCTCAGCATTACCCAGGCGTTCCTGAATATCCTGCTGGCCAAAGAGAATATCGTGTACATGGAAGAGATACTGGCCACCTCCCGCGCCCAATTGAAGCAAGGACAACAACAGTTTGATGCCGGCAGCATTTCGCGTAAAGACTTCCTGCAATTTGAATCGCAGGTAGCTTCGGATGAATACAACCTGGTCAACGCCAATAATACCCTCCGGCAAAATACCCTGGTATTGAAACAATTGCTGCTGTTGCCTTCTACTTACAACTTCGAGGTCACCGTTCCCCCTGCTGTGAAGGTAGATGCCGAAGGACAGGGACTTATTCAAACACAGGAAACGGCACAGCAAACAAGACCCGAGATCGAGAACAGCGAAGTAGCGGTACAACTGGCGGAGGCCAACCTGGCCAAAGTGAAAGCAGGTACCAGGCCAACCATTAGCCTGGGCGCTTCGCTCTCTACGGGCTACTCAGATAACCAGGCAAACCCTTATCTAAAGCAACTGAACAATAATTTCTACCAATCCCTGGGCATCAATATGAGCGTTCCTATTTATAATAAGCGGATCAACAAAACCAATATTGCCAAAAACAATATCCTCATTGAACAGGCAAGGCTTGCTCAATTGGATACCAGGAACACGCTGAACCAACAAATAGAGCAGGTATACATCAGCTGGCAGAACGCGCTGGCGCAATACACTGCTGCCAATACGCAAATGAAAGCCAGTGAAGAAACCTACAATATCACCAACGAACAATTAAAATACGGATCGGTGAACCTGGTAGAATTGTTACAACAGAAAAATACGTATGTACAGGCCACACAGGCATACATACAAGCCAAATACAGCAGCATACTGTATGGCAAAATATATGACTTCTATGCGGGTGTGCCCATCACATTCTAA
- a CDS encoding DKNYY domain-containing protein, translated as MNIPAALSLIFLLAVYACSSPTGTDQVIKKSDAAIVYAKEPVDSANYKHLKYDFYISKNGQLYERKRVLAKDTACHCEFELYYDSTFPIYNGDTTINKPLQSIVDIDSFVWLDSTEYSKDKNNVYYFYGNSDGGIRVIVDKADPATFKRLGEYRWGIDKDHVFYQGEMLKGLNVQKLQVLIPPDTADPFIEYVKDDSLVFYGHQIVAGADAKTFKVVSGEKWAAEDKHYKYETGRRY; from the coding sequence ATGAATATCCCTGCAGCTCTAAGCCTGATCTTTTTGCTGGCTGTCTATGCCTGTTCCAGCCCTACCGGAACTGATCAGGTTATTAAAAAAAGTGATGCCGCCATTGTTTATGCAAAAGAACCTGTTGACAGTGCCAACTATAAACATCTGAAATATGATTTCTATATAAGTAAAAACGGACAGCTTTATGAGCGTAAGCGGGTACTGGCAAAAGATACTGCCTGTCACTGTGAGTTTGAGTTGTACTACGACAGCACTTTTCCCATCTATAACGGGGATACCACTATTAATAAGCCGCTTCAGTCGATAGTAGATATAGATTCTTTTGTTTGGTTGGATTCAACCGAATACTCAAAGGATAAAAACAATGTATATTACTTTTATGGAAATTCGGATGGTGGCATTAGAGTGATAGTAGACAAGGCTGATCCTGCCACTTTTAAAAGACTTGGGGAGTATCGCTGGGGTATTGACAAAGATCATGTATTCTACCAGGGCGAAATGCTGAAAGGCCTCAACGTACAAAAGCTACAGGTATTGATCCCACCAGATACTGCTGATCCCTTTATTGAATATGTAAAAGACGATAGCCTGGTATTTTACGGGCATCAAATAGTAGCGGGTGCTGACGCCAAAACCTTTAAGGTGGTAAGCGGCGAAAAATGGGCAGCAGAAGATAAGCATTATAAATATGAGACCGGCAGGCGTTATTAA